Proteins encoded together in one Candidatus Fermentibacter sp. window:
- a CDS encoding exonuclease domain-containing protein: protein MLRRLALLDTETTGTADEDPAIEVAVVLFDVPCAAIVASWSSLIRHGDDPQNPAEPVNGIPAELLREAPPAGEVWAAARAFAASAEAFVAHGAAFDRARVPGEVWEGRPWICSMDHLDWPGQLRPGESLVSLALRHGLGVATAHRAMADCELLARLFARVAEGGADLQAMLARGLRSRARYRAVLSYERREEARAAGFRWDAARRAWWREMAVEDAGALPFPVRDLDEGEPGGLGAEEAVEVDYEELRRRGLELLEKARSR from the coding sequence ATGCTCCGCCGCCTCGCCCTCCTCGACACGGAGACCACGGGCACGGCCGACGAGGACCCCGCGATCGAGGTCGCGGTGGTCCTCTTCGACGTGCCCTGCGCGGCGATCGTCGCGTCCTGGTCGTCGCTCATCCGCCACGGCGATGACCCCCAGAACCCCGCCGAGCCGGTGAACGGGATCCCGGCGGAGCTCCTTCGGGAGGCGCCGCCGGCCGGGGAGGTGTGGGCGGCGGCGCGCGCGTTCGCGGCGTCGGCGGAGGCCTTCGTCGCGCACGGGGCCGCCTTCGACCGCGCGAGGGTCCCCGGGGAGGTCTGGGAGGGCCGGCCGTGGATCTGCTCGATGGACCACCTCGACTGGCCCGGCCAGCTTCGTCCGGGGGAGAGCCTGGTCTCCCTGGCACTCCGCCACGGCCTGGGCGTCGCTACGGCGCACCGGGCCATGGCGGACTGCGAGCTGCTCGCGCGCCTGTTCGCGCGGGTCGCGGAGGGAGGCGCGGACCTCCAGGCGATGCTCGCCCGGGGTCTCAGGTCGAGGGCGAGGTATCGGGCGGTCCTATCGTACGAGAGGCGGGAGGAGGCGCGAGCGGCGGGGTTCCGCTGGGACGCGGCGCGGCGGGCGTGGTGGAGGGAGATGGCGGTCGAGGATGCGGGGGCATTGCCGTTCCCGGTGCGCGACCTCGACGAGGGAGAGCCTGGAGGGCTGGGCGCGGAGGAGGCGGTCGAGGTCGACTACGAGGAGCTGCGGAGGAGGGGGCTGGAGCTCCTGGAGAAGGCCAGATCGAGATGA
- a CDS encoding HD domain-containing protein, with product MRDEIARLMRRLIKFADNELDFSSPGLPNGLERGVRAAFAIGECARAVEEMERTVVLRTLGEKMVAEFASQMTEDEDPEMELAAMRFAEERHRGQSYGRRPYTAHLFEVRQVLRDVEIVDDVLLSAAWLHDVVEDGKAMISEVEKHFGAEVAELVWAVTGEGPNRRVRNQAVYEKIRGRGDAAANLKLADRIANVECALREGSEEHLKMYAEESVEFRTQFRGLGDERLWERLLAALNAYYP from the coding sequence ATGAGAGATGAGATCGCGCGGCTGATGAGGAGGCTGATCAAGTTCGCCGATAACGAGCTGGATTTCTCGTCGCCCGGACTCCCGAACGGACTGGAGCGTGGCGTGAGGGCGGCCTTCGCGATCGGCGAGTGCGCCCGCGCCGTCGAGGAGATGGAGAGGACCGTGGTCCTCAGGACCCTCGGCGAGAAGATGGTCGCCGAGTTCGCCTCCCAGATGACCGAGGACGAGGACCCGGAGATGGAGCTCGCCGCGATGCGCTTCGCCGAGGAGCGCCACCGCGGACAGAGCTACGGCCGGCGCCCGTACACCGCTCACCTCTTCGAGGTGCGGCAGGTCCTCCGCGACGTCGAGATCGTCGACGACGTGCTCCTGTCGGCGGCGTGGCTCCACGACGTCGTGGAGGACGGGAAGGCGATGATCTCCGAGGTCGAGAAGCACTTCGGCGCGGAGGTAGCCGAGCTCGTCTGGGCTGTCACCGGCGAGGGGCCGAACCGCAGGGTCCGGAACCAAGCCGTGTACGAGAAAATCCGGGGGAGGGGCGACGCCGCCGCGAACCTTAAGCTCGCCGACCGGATCGCGAACGTCGAGTGCGCCCTCCGCGAGGGGAGCGAGGAGCACCTCAAGATGTACGCCGAGGAGTCCGTCGAGTTTCGGACACAGTTCCGCGGCCTCGGAGACGAGCGTCTGTGGGAGCGCTTGCTCGCCGCCCTGAACGCCTACTATCCGTAG
- a CDS encoding DnaJ domain-containing protein, translating to MTAYEVLSLPETATADEVAQAARRLLFEHHPDRGGDPERFKLIARARDLLADPDRRRAYDARLAAWRAAQRPPACLLYTSDAADEFRTV from the coding sequence GTGACCGCCTACGAGGTCCTCTCCCTCCCCGAGACGGCGACCGCCGACGAGGTCGCCCAGGCCGCCCGCCGCCTCCTCTTCGAGCATCACCCCGACCGCGGCGGCGACCCCGAGCGCTTCAAGCTCATCGCGCGGGCCCGCGACCTCCTCGCCGACCCCGACAGGCGCCGGGCCTACGACGCGAGGCTCGCCGCGTGGCGCGCCGCGCAGCGCCCCCCGGCCTGTCTCTTATACACATCTGACGCTGCCGACGAGTTCCGAACGGTGTAG
- a CDS encoding RNA ligase family protein, with amino-acid sequence MSEFQVRVVEVGEVRKHPGADNLSITEIGGAGGYPVIIRTGEFRPGDRAVYIPVGALLPADDERWDFLRKPGEKVAVEVAAKRLRGVFSMGLLTAADSSWQVGQDVAAELRIVRAEPADPATGNERDPGLLPVYTDLPALRAHPDVLVPGEEVVITEKIHGENARYVYGNGRLYCGSRTGWKDPASDVPQSQHWWEVGRRLGLDEKLARLSDIGIFGEVYGDARGFAYDATSKRRGFRMFDAMDIRRRAYLDWDDVVRVAEEAEVDLVPVLFRGSWSTDLRRLAEGESRLAAHVREGMVVRPAAERYDERVGRVILKLHGEDFLLRGKKGR; translated from the coding sequence ATGAGCGAGTTTCAGGTGCGCGTCGTCGAGGTCGGTGAGGTGCGGAAGCACCCGGGCGCCGACAACCTCAGCATCACCGAGATCGGGGGAGCCGGAGGCTACCCCGTCATCATCCGCACCGGAGAGTTCCGGCCCGGCGACAGGGCCGTCTACATCCCGGTCGGCGCGCTCCTGCCCGCCGACGACGAGCGGTGGGACTTCCTCCGGAAGCCCGGGGAGAAGGTCGCCGTCGAGGTCGCCGCGAAGCGGCTCCGCGGAGTCTTCTCCATGGGCCTGCTCACCGCGGCGGACTCTTCCTGGCAGGTAGGACAGGACGTCGCCGCCGAGCTACGGATCGTGCGCGCCGAGCCGGCCGATCCGGCGACGGGTAACGAGCGCGATCCGGGGCTCCTGCCAGTGTACACCGACCTCCCGGCCCTGCGCGCCCACCCGGACGTGCTGGTCCCCGGGGAGGAGGTGGTGATCACCGAGAAGATTCATGGGGAGAACGCCCGCTACGTGTACGGCAACGGGCGGCTCTACTGTGGCTCGCGGACAGGGTGGAAAGATCCGGCGAGCGACGTTCCTCAGTCACAGCACTGGTGGGAGGTGGGGCGCAGGCTGGGGCTTGATGAGAAGCTCGCGCGGTTGTCGGACATCGGTATCTTCGGTGAGGTCTACGGGGACGCCCGTGGATTCGCCTACGACGCTACCTCGAAGCGGCGCGGCTTCCGGATGTTCGACGCGATGGACATCCGGCGGCGCGCCTACCTGGATTGGGACGACGTGGTGAGGGTGGCCGAGGAGGCGGAGGTGGATCTGGTGCCGGTGCTGTTTCGCGGGTCGTGGTCGACGGATCTGCGGAGGCTCGCGGAGGGGGAGAGCCGCCTCGCGGCGCACGTGCGTGAGGGGATGGTGGTCCGGCCGGCGGCGGAGAGGTACGACGAGCGTGTCGGCCGGGTGATATTGAAGCTGCACGGGGAGGACTTCCTCCTCCGCGGGAAGAAGGGCAGGTGA
- a CDS encoding SGNH/GDSL hydrolase family protein, with the protein MNPFVFPLMILAGVAVLRAALKGAGAEKVSFSIAGKKVLLVGDSLAVGLSPPLKKLVEADGGQLSTRATVGTTIRQWARSPWLAASLASARPALVVASLGTNDLPLAGDRSEDVTSIVDQVRAAGAELVWVEPPTMTLPDRGNIRATLHRLVPASSLFPGPSVRFERAPDRIHATPKGYAELAAAVWDWMKRR; encoded by the coding sequence GTGAACCCGTTCGTCTTCCCGCTCATGATTCTCGCGGGCGTCGCCGTACTCCGCGCGGCACTCAAGGGGGCCGGTGCTGAGAAGGTGTCCTTCTCCATCGCCGGCAAGAAGGTCCTCCTCGTCGGAGACTCCCTCGCCGTCGGCCTCTCACCGCCGCTCAAGAAGCTCGTCGAGGCGGACGGGGGCCAGCTCTCGACGAGGGCGACGGTCGGCACGACGATCCGCCAGTGGGCTCGGAGCCCGTGGCTCGCGGCATCTCTCGCGAGCGCGAGGCCTGCCCTCGTCGTCGCGAGCCTGGGGACGAACGACCTCCCGCTCGCGGGGGACCGCTCCGAGGACGTCACCTCGATCGTTGACCAGGTCCGCGCGGCGGGCGCCGAGCTCGTGTGGGTCGAGCCGCCGACGATGACGCTCCCCGACCGAGGGAACATCCGCGCGACCCTGCACAGACTCGTCCCGGCGTCAAGCCTCTTCCCCGGACCGAGCGTGCGGTTCGAGCGCGCCCCGGACCGGATCCACGCGACCCCAAAGGGGTACGCGGAGCTCGCGGCGGCCGTGTGGGACTGGATGAAAAGAAGGTAG